From the genome of Cytobacillus firmus, one region includes:
- a CDS encoding sigma-54-dependent Fis family transcriptional regulator, whose protein sequence is MKIKTLFIAPYPAMLPLIEECRKEEKELDIKIATGNLGQALPHVYNAESEGIDMIISRGGTAKLIQQETNIPVIDIQVSGYDMLRVLTLANDFPGKKAIVGFSNLTLGAKTITDILDIGIEVFTIQKEEEVETLVLELKFKGFELIMGDVVTMEAAAKAGLEGILIQSGREAIFDSFQKVKSVYHSFRRKQQENDLLRAIIKKNTDNIIILDSNAECVFEQWNTFSSPPILVSDIQSLVHRKGNAESVEMIEGIKGDMLKVQVSNLEIANEIYTQFIIKELNHMKSSSEDLNVETVSQLPMIINESEAMKDCLAAISAGINRNLWLLIGAAGTGKGLLARYIHYLKHQGAGLLLSIHAKETRRGLDSYDDDVRSIYVYGAEDISAEEKPHLLKQCQSWAESGKEVILSLPSEMQEYYSLLYNEEAVRIYIPSLLERKDDIRALTAYFIAHFHQQYGTSAVKIREDAMELLEQYKWPGNTAELKSFLFDVLAAEKGYTISKETVSRQLNLKHRPVQIEDSLLNGTLDQIEKRIIEAVMEEENQNQTKVSKRLGINRSTLWRKLKQ, encoded by the coding sequence ATGAAAATAAAGACATTATTTATTGCTCCTTATCCTGCTATGCTTCCATTAATTGAGGAATGCAGGAAAGAGGAAAAAGAACTGGACATTAAAATAGCAACTGGAAATCTGGGGCAGGCACTCCCCCATGTGTATAATGCCGAATCTGAAGGTATTGATATGATCATCAGCAGAGGTGGAACCGCAAAGCTGATCCAACAGGAAACAAATATCCCTGTTATCGATATTCAGGTATCCGGGTATGATATGCTTCGGGTGTTAACCCTTGCCAATGATTTTCCAGGTAAGAAAGCGATTGTGGGCTTTTCCAACCTAACGCTTGGCGCCAAAACGATTACTGACATATTGGATATAGGTATAGAGGTTTTTACGATTCAAAAGGAAGAGGAAGTAGAAACCCTTGTCCTGGAACTGAAATTCAAGGGCTTTGAATTGATCATGGGTGACGTTGTAACCATGGAAGCTGCCGCTAAAGCAGGTCTCGAGGGAATCCTGATACAATCCGGCCGTGAAGCAATCTTTGATTCGTTCCAAAAAGTGAAATCCGTGTATCATTCTTTTCGCAGAAAACAGCAGGAAAACGACCTGCTTCGGGCAATCATAAAGAAGAATACTGATAATATTATCATTTTGGACAGTAATGCTGAATGTGTCTTTGAACAATGGAATACTTTTTCCTCTCCTCCCATTCTCGTAAGTGATATACAGAGTCTTGTACACCGGAAGGGAAATGCAGAGTCTGTTGAAATGATAGAAGGTATTAAGGGAGATATGCTTAAAGTTCAGGTTTCGAACCTTGAAATTGCGAATGAAATCTATACTCAATTCATTATTAAAGAGCTTAATCATATGAAGAGTTCTTCAGAAGATCTTAACGTGGAAACAGTGTCACAGCTGCCGATGATCATCAATGAGAGTGAAGCAATGAAAGATTGTCTGGCTGCTATTTCTGCAGGAATAAACCGAAATTTATGGCTTTTAATTGGTGCTGCCGGCACTGGAAAAGGATTATTAGCGCGCTATATCCATTACTTAAAGCATCAGGGGGCCGGTTTGCTGCTTTCTATACATGCAAAGGAAACAAGAAGAGGTTTGGATTCCTATGATGACGACGTCCGATCTATATATGTTTACGGCGCTGAGGACATATCAGCAGAAGAGAAGCCCCATCTGTTAAAGCAGTGTCAAAGCTGGGCAGAATCAGGGAAAGAAGTAATTCTGTCCCTGCCCAGTGAAATGCAGGAGTACTATTCCCTTCTTTATAACGAAGAAGCTGTTCGCATCTATATCCCCTCTTTATTAGAACGCAAGGATGATATAAGAGCTTTAACAGCTTACTTTATTGCCCATTTTCATCAGCAGTATGGAACCTCTGCTGTGAAAATCAGGGAGGATGCGATGGAGCTGCTGGAGCAATATAAATGGCCTGGAAATACGGCTGAGCTGAAATCATTCCTTTTTGATGTCTTAGCAGCTGAGAAAGGTTATACCATCAGTAAAGAGACTGTTTCAAGACAGCTGAATCTGAAGCACAGGCCAGTTCAAATTGAAGACAGTCTGTTAAATGGAACATTGGATCAGATTGAAAAACGAATTATCGAAGCAGTTATGGAAGAGGAAAACCAAAATCAAACAAAGGTGTCCAAACGGTTAGGCATTAATCGGTCGACATTGTGGAGGAAGCTGAAGCAGTAG
- a CDS encoding glutamate-5-semialdehyde dehydrogenase → MELIHKGQKAKKAAAELAKKTTQQKNRALELISGQLMQEKNFILTENNKDLDEGRKNGMSDALLDRLRLNEARIEDMADALLQLARLEDPVGEIISDWERPNGLEITQVRVPLGVVGMIYEARPNVTVDASSLCLKTGNAVMLRGSSTAIHSNKAIVQVIHHALDKSDLPREAVQLIEDTSRETASAMFRLNDYLDVLIPRGGAKLIQTVVEQSTVPVLETGAGNCHIYIDESAAKEMAVSIAVNAKTQRPSVCNACETILVHREWEGLTDLVNALMEKGVVIHGGEGVSGEGIIPAVEEDWAAEYLGLEVAMKVTESLDEAITHINRFGTKHSEAIISSNPENVQKFLNEVDAAAVYHNASIRFTDGFEFGFGAEIGISTQKLHARGPMGLPALTSTKYIVKGNGQVKK, encoded by the coding sequence ATGGAGTTAATTCATAAAGGCCAAAAAGCGAAAAAGGCAGCGGCAGAGCTGGCGAAAAAGACAACACAGCAAAAAAATCGTGCGCTCGAACTGATCTCAGGACAGCTGATGCAGGAAAAGAATTTTATTTTAACAGAAAATAATAAGGACCTGGACGAAGGAAGGAAAAATGGAATGAGCGATGCTTTATTGGACCGTCTGCGGTTAAATGAAGCCCGCATTGAGGATATGGCAGACGCACTTCTCCAGCTTGCCCGGCTGGAAGATCCAGTTGGGGAGATTATTTCCGATTGGGAACGCCCGAACGGGCTTGAGATAACACAGGTCCGGGTCCCGCTTGGAGTTGTCGGCATGATCTATGAAGCGCGTCCCAATGTAACGGTCGATGCATCCAGCTTATGCTTGAAGACAGGCAATGCTGTTATGCTGCGAGGAAGTTCTACTGCTATTCATTCCAATAAAGCGATTGTGCAAGTGATTCATCATGCTTTGGATAAGAGTGACCTGCCGCGTGAAGCGGTTCAGCTTATTGAAGATACAAGCCGGGAAACTGCATCAGCTATGTTCAGGCTGAACGATTACCTGGATGTCCTGATCCCGCGGGGAGGAGCAAAGCTGATTCAGACAGTTGTTGAACAGTCCACAGTCCCGGTGCTTGAAACTGGTGCCGGCAATTGCCATATCTATATTGATGAAAGTGCTGCTAAGGAAATGGCGGTTAGCATAGCGGTTAATGCCAAAACGCAGCGTCCGTCCGTTTGCAATGCCTGCGAAACAATCCTTGTTCACAGAGAGTGGGAGGGGCTGACCGATCTTGTGAATGCACTAATGGAAAAAGGGGTTGTGATTCATGGGGGGGAAGGTGTCAGCGGGGAAGGAATTATCCCGGCCGTGGAAGAGGATTGGGCCGCTGAATATTTAGGGTTGGAAGTCGCAATGAAAGTGACGGAAAGCTTGGACGAGGCCATTACTCATATCAACCGCTTTGGGACAAAACATTCTGAAGCGATTATTTCATCAAACCCGGAAAATGTGCAAAAATTCCTGAATGAAGTCGATGCAGCGGCAGTTTACCATAATGCATCCATCCGTTTCACAGATGGCTTCGAGTTTGGGTTCGGAGCTGAAATCGGCATCAGCACCCAAAAGCTCCATGCCCGTGGTCCGATGGGGCTGCCGGCACTGACATCGACGAAATATATTGTGAAAGGGAATGGGCAGGTGAAGAAATAA
- the proB gene encoding glutamate 5-kinase — protein MKKERIVVKIGSSSLTNNNGGLCMEKLEGHAAALSRLKEKGHEVILISSGAVAAGFADLGYPSRPVTIAGKQAAAAVGQGLLMQGYTEAFKKHGIVAAQLLLTRQNFLHKEQYQNAHATLSELLKRNVLPIINENDSVSIEELAFGDNDMLSALVCGLVQAHRLIILTDVNGIYDSNPRTNSEAKKFNFISEITEELMNAAAGSGSKVGTGGMVTKLAAARTALALGVQVFIGVGHGEEKLIEILEGKGDGTYIGTGSQPSVKTSKQWLALHSVPNGKIEVDHGAAQAIVTQGKSLLPAGVTSITGHFHIQDVVEVIGPKGDLIGKGQVNFSSDELRAIKGLSSAEAMQLAGSDSRVVIHRDHWVTQKRKEKSSWS, from the coding sequence GTGAAGAAGGAACGGATTGTTGTGAAAATTGGAAGCAGTTCGCTGACTAATAACAATGGCGGATTGTGCATGGAAAAGCTGGAGGGGCATGCAGCTGCCCTTTCGCGGCTGAAGGAGAAGGGGCATGAAGTTATTTTAATTTCATCCGGAGCCGTTGCTGCAGGGTTTGCGGATCTTGGCTATCCTTCACGCCCGGTGACCATAGCCGGAAAACAGGCAGCCGCCGCAGTGGGCCAGGGGTTATTAATGCAGGGATATACGGAAGCATTCAAAAAGCATGGCATCGTTGCAGCGCAGTTGCTGCTGACTAGGCAAAACTTCCTTCACAAGGAGCAATATCAAAATGCACATGCCACATTGTCTGAACTATTGAAGCGGAATGTACTTCCGATCATTAACGAAAATGATTCTGTATCAATTGAGGAGCTGGCCTTTGGTGATAACGATATGCTGTCAGCACTTGTCTGCGGGCTGGTACAGGCACACCGCCTGATCATCCTGACAGATGTGAATGGAATTTATGATTCCAATCCCCGCACAAATTCAGAAGCAAAAAAGTTCAATTTTATTTCAGAAATAACCGAGGAATTGATGAATGCTGCTGCAGGGTCAGGCTCAAAGGTGGGAACCGGCGGAATGGTGACAAAGCTTGCGGCGGCAAGGACAGCTCTTGCACTGGGTGTGCAGGTTTTCATAGGTGTGGGGCATGGTGAGGAAAAGCTGATTGAGATCCTTGAAGGCAAAGGGGATGGGACTTATATCGGTACGGGGTCACAGCCGAGTGTCAAAACCTCCAAGCAGTGGCTTGCGCTGCATTCTGTTCCGAATGGGAAAATTGAAGTGGATCACGGTGCTGCACAGGCCATAGTAACTCAGGGAAAAAGCCTTCTGCCTGCAGGTGTGACCAGCATAACAGGCCATTTTCATATTCAGGATGTAGTGGAAGTGATTGGCCCAAAAGGGGATTTGATCGGCAAGGGGCAGGTTAACTTCTCATCCGATGAGCTTCGGGCCATTAAAGGGCTATCCAGTGCGGAAGCCATGCAGCTGGCCGGGAGTGACAGCCGGGTTGTCATTCACCGGGATCACTGGGTAACCCAGAAAAGAAAGGAGAAAAGTTCATGGAGTTAA